Proteins found in one Cetobacterium somerae genomic segment:
- the eutL gene encoding ethanolamine utilization microcompartment protein EutL gives MTNDPIKPSVLAVKLIPNVDDKMAEEFKLPKGYKSIGIVTADCDDVTYTALDYATKMSEVEVVYGRSFYGGAANANTKLAGEVIGIIAGPTPAEVKSGLNAIVDFIENEACFYSANDDDTIAYYAHCVSRTGTYLSKTAGVPEGEALAYLIAPPLEAMYALDVALKAADVRLAAFFGPPSETNFGGGLLTGSQSACKAACDAFADAVKYVAQNPLKF, from the coding sequence ATGACAAACGATCCTATAAAACCAAGTGTTTTAGCAGTTAAGCTAATACCAAATGTAGATGATAAAATGGCGGAAGAGTTCAAACTTCCAAAAGGGTATAAGAGTATTGGAATAGTTACAGCAGATTGTGATGATGTAACATATACAGCATTAGATTATGCAACAAAAATGTCAGAAGTTGAAGTAGTTTATGGTAGATCATTTTATGGTGGCGCAGCAAATGCAAATACAAAATTAGCAGGAGAAGTTATTGGAATAATAGCTGGACCTACACCTGCTGAAGTAAAAAGTGGATTAAATGCAATAGTAGATTTTATAGAAAATGAAGCATGTTTCTATAGTGCTAATGATGACGATACAATTGCATATTACGCTCACTGTGTTTCAAGAACAGGAACTTATCTGTCAAAAACTGCAGGGGTACCAGAGGGAGAAGCTTTAGCATATTTAATAGCACCACCTTTAGAGGCTATGTATGCACTTGATGTGGCATTAAAAGCAGCAGATGTAAGATTGGCAGCTTTCTTTGGACCACCATCAGAAACTAACTTTGGAGGAGGACTTTTAACAGGAAGTCAATCAGCATGTAAAGCAGCATGTGATGCTTTTGCTGACGCTGTGAAATACGTTGCTCAAAATCCATTAAAGTTCTAA